AAGGAGGTAAAAGAAGCCCTTTCTGTGCCTATCCTCGAATTAATTCCAAGTAATGGTCCTGTGGCTATCCCTTCCATAAACGAAGGCGTGCCTTTTATTATTAAAAATCCTAAAACCAATATTTCTAAGAGTATTACTCAACTTGCAGATAGACTTATCGAAAGAATAGATAAGGTTAAACCTAAGAAGTGGTGGAAATGATTAAAAATGGGAGGAGTAGTTATGGCTAAAGTTTTTTTTATGAATATGCGGGCAAGTTTTGGTGAGAATTCATTTGCTAAATTTAATAAATTGCTAAAAAAATTAAAGTTAAATGAATTAGTAACTAAAAATGCCCTTATTGCTATCAAACTTCATTTTGGTGAAATGGGTAATCTGGCATTTATTCATCCCATCTGGATAAGGGAGTTAGTCAAGTATCTCAAGGCGGCTGGTGGAAATCCATTTCTGACCGATACGAATACCCTTTATGCCGGCAGTAGAGCCAATGCCGTCAAACACCTGCAAACCGCTTATGCCAACGGCTTTACTTATTCCTGTGTTCAAGCACCAATAATCATTGGCGATGGACTAAAAGGAGAGGCAAAACTTGAGGTAACGATTAATAAAAAACATTTTAAATCAGTCACAATCTCACAAGTAGTTAAAGAAGCAGATTTGTTGATTAGTTTAGCCCATTTTAAGGGACATGCGGTTACAGGTTTTGGAGGCACGCTAAAAAATATGGGGATGGGGCTGGCAGACCGTAGTGGTAAATTTAAAATGCACTGCAATGCAGTCCCGTTAGTCAAAGCAAAGAATTGTCAGGGGTGTTTAATTTGTGTTGATAATTGCCCGGGACAGGCAATAAATGTTGAAAATAAATTACCCAGAATTGATAAAAATAAATGTCTTGGTTGTGGGGAATGCCTGGTGATGTGCCCGAATAAGGTTTTTAATGTTGATTGGCTGGGGCTTTCTTCGATAGTTGTTCAGGAGAGAATGGTTGAATTTGCCTACGGGGCTCTTTTAGATAAAAAGGCGTGTTTTTTTAATTTTATTATGGATGTTAGCC
This DNA window, taken from bacterium, encodes the following:
- a CDS encoding DUF362 domain-containing protein, whose translation is MAKVFFMNMRASFGENSFAKFNKLLKKLKLNELVTKNALIAIKLHFGEMGNLAFIHPIWIRELVKYLKAAGGNPFLTDTNTLYAGSRANAVKHLQTAYANGFTYSCVQAPIIIGDGLKGEAKLEVTINKKHFKSVTISQVVKEADLLISLAHFKGHAVTGFGGTLKNMGMGLADRSGKFKMHCNAVPLVKAKNCQGCLICVDNCPGQAINVENKLPRIDKNKCLGCGECLVMCPNKVFNVDWLGLSSIVVQERMVEFAYGALLDKKACFFNFIMDVSPDCDCCPHSDANIIPDVGILSSLDPVAIDQASIDLVNQQIGIPNTALKSNLEPGKDKLQGIIHNLTGEPQLAYAQQIGLGTRKYELEEV